From the Caballeronia sp. NK8 genome, one window contains:
- the clpS gene encoding ATP-dependent Clp protease adapter ClpS: MATNPNKQDGTVLERQEQKLKKPAMYKVVLLNDDFTPMEFVVMIVQEYFNKDRETATQIMLKVHREGRGVCGVYTRDIASTKVEQVVSHARQAGHPLQCVMEEA; this comes from the coding sequence ATGGCGACAAATCCCAACAAGCAGGATGGCACGGTACTGGAGCGGCAGGAGCAGAAGCTCAAGAAGCCGGCCATGTACAAGGTGGTGCTGCTGAATGACGACTTCACGCCGATGGAATTCGTCGTGATGATCGTGCAGGAATACTTCAATAAAGATCGTGAGACTGCGACGCAGATCATGCTGAAAGTTCATCGCGAAGGCAGGGGAGTTTGTGGGGTCTACACGCGAGATATCGCGTCGACCAAAGTTGAGCAAGTCGTTAGCCATGCACGGCAAGCGGGACATCCGCTGCAGTGCGTGATGGAGGAAGCATGA
- a CDS encoding pseudouridine synthase, whose protein sequence is MPLIALNKPFGTICQFSAHETRASLGDWVKTPGVYPAGRLDADSEGLLLLTDDGALQARIAEPRHKLVKRYWAQVEGAPGDDALARLAKGVDLGDYVTRPCRTAFVDASAIDALWPRTPPIRYRAAIPTTWIELAITEGKNRQVRRMTAAVGFPTLRLVRVAIGALDIFTLGIAPGETVEVAPGAPWQRVR, encoded by the coding sequence ATGCCGCTCATCGCCCTCAACAAGCCCTTCGGCACCATCTGCCAGTTCTCCGCGCATGAAACGCGCGCGTCGCTCGGCGACTGGGTGAAGACGCCGGGCGTCTATCCCGCCGGCCGGCTCGACGCGGACAGCGAGGGCTTGCTGCTCCTCACCGATGACGGCGCGCTGCAGGCGCGCATCGCCGAGCCGCGCCACAAGCTCGTCAAGCGCTATTGGGCGCAAGTCGAAGGCGCGCCCGGCGACGACGCGCTCGCGCGGCTCGCAAAGGGCGTCGACCTCGGCGACTACGTGACGCGCCCCTGCCGCACCGCGTTCGTCGACGCAAGCGCGATCGATGCCCTCTGGCCGCGCACGCCGCCGATCCGCTATCGCGCCGCCATCCCGACGACGTGGATCGAGCTCGCCATCACCGAAGGCAAGAACCGGCAGGTCAGACGCATGACGGCGGCGGTCGGCTTTCCGACCTTGCGGCTGGTGCGCGTCGCGATCGGCGCGCTCGATATCTTCACGCTCGGCATCGCGCCCGGCGAGACCGTCGAGGTGG
- a CDS encoding cold-shock protein, producing MSTGTVKWFNDAKGYGFITPDEGGEDLFAHFSAIQMNGFKTLKEGQKVSFEIVQGPKGKQASNIQESA from the coding sequence ATGTCTACTGGTACGGTCAAGTGGTTCAACGACGCGAAAGGCTACGGATTCATCACGCCCGATGAAGGCGGCGAGGATCTGTTCGCACATTTCTCGGCGATTCAAATGAACGGTTTCAAGACACTCAAAGAAGGCCAGAAGGTCAGCTTCGAGATCGTCCAGGGACCGAAGGGCAAGCAGGCTTCGAACATCCAGGAATCGGCCTGA
- the icd gene encoding NADP-dependent isocitrate dehydrogenase → MSYQHIKVPADGDKITVNADYSLNVSDQPIIPYIEGDGTGVDITPVMIKVVDAAVEKAYGGKRKIQWMEIYGGEKATRVYGPDVWLPDETLEAVKDYIVSIKGPLTTPVGGGIRSLNVALRQQLDLYVCLRPVRYFKGVPSPVREPEKIDMVIFRENSEDIYAGVEWAAESPEAKKVIKFLREEMGVTKIRFPESSGLGIKPVSREGTERLVRKAIQYAIDNDRRSVTLVHKGNIMKFTEGAFRDYGYALAQKEFNAELIDGGPWMKVKNPKSGNDIVVKDVIADAFLQQILLRPAEYDVIATLNLNGDYISDALAAQVGGIGIAPGANMSDSVAMFEATHGTAPKYAGKDYVNPGSEILSAEMMLRHLGWFEAADRIIASMEQSILSKRVTYDFARLMEGATQVSCSGFGAVMIENM, encoded by the coding sequence ATGTCGTATCAGCACATCAAGGTTCCGGCGGACGGTGACAAGATCACCGTCAACGCGGACTATTCGCTCAACGTCTCGGATCAGCCGATCATCCCGTATATCGAGGGCGACGGCACGGGCGTCGACATCACGCCGGTGATGATCAAGGTCGTCGACGCGGCGGTGGAAAAGGCCTACGGCGGCAAGCGCAAGATCCAGTGGATGGAAATCTACGGCGGCGAAAAGGCGACCCGCGTCTACGGCCCGGACGTCTGGCTGCCCGATGAAACGCTCGAAGCGGTGAAGGACTACATCGTGTCGATCAAGGGCCCGCTGACGACGCCGGTCGGCGGCGGCATCCGTTCGCTGAACGTTGCGCTTCGTCAGCAACTCGATCTGTATGTATGTCTGCGGCCGGTGCGCTACTTCAAGGGCGTGCCGTCCCCGGTGCGCGAGCCGGAGAAGATCGACATGGTGATCTTCCGCGAAAACTCGGAAGACATTTACGCGGGCGTCGAGTGGGCGGCGGAGTCGCCCGAGGCGAAGAAGGTCATCAAGTTCCTGCGCGAGGAAATGGGCGTGACCAAGATCCGCTTTCCGGAATCGTCGGGGCTCGGCATCAAGCCGGTGTCGCGCGAGGGCACGGAGCGGCTCGTGCGCAAGGCGATCCAGTATGCGATCGACAACGATCGCCGCTCGGTGACGCTCGTGCACAAGGGCAACATCATGAAGTTCACCGAAGGCGCGTTCCGCGACTACGGTTACGCGCTCGCGCAGAAGGAGTTCAACGCAGAGCTGATCGACGGCGGCCCGTGGATGAAGGTCAAGAATCCGAAGTCGGGCAACGACATCGTCGTGAAGGACGTGATCGCCGATGCCTTCCTGCAGCAGATCCTGCTGCGTCCCGCCGAATACGACGTGATCGCGACGCTCAACCTGAACGGCGACTACATCTCGGATGCGCTCGCGGCGCAGGTGGGCGGCATCGGCATCGCGCCGGGCGCGAACATGTCGGATTCCGTCGCGATGTTCGAAGCGACGCACGGCACCGCGCCGAAGTACGCGGGCAAGGATTACGTGAACCCGGGCTCCGAGATTCTCTCGGCCGAAATGATGCTGCGCCATCTCGGCTGGTTCGAGGCGGCGGACCGGATCATTGCGTCGATGGAACAGTCGATTCTTTCGAAGCGCGTCACGTACGACTTCGCACGCCTGATGGAAGGCGCGACGCAGGTATCGTGTTCGGGTTTTGGAGCGGTGATGATCGAGAATATGTGA